One window from the genome of Paraclostridium sordellii encodes:
- the ureC gene encoding urease subunit alpha, giving the protein MSYKMSGKKYASMFGPTTGDKIRLADTDLIIEVEKDYTVYGDEIKFGGGKTLRDGMGQCVHINSEEGALDLVITNALIVDSTGIFKADIGIKNGNIVGIGKSGNPDIMDGVNENMIVGASTEAISAEGLIVTAGGIDTHIHFISPQQVNTALCSGITTMIGGGTGPADGSNATTCTPGPWNIEKMLKASEEYPMNIGLFGKGNCSSEEPLIEQIKSGIIGLKIHEDWGATPKVIDTCLTVADKYDIQVAIHTDTLNEGGCIEDTMNAIAGRTIHTFHTEGAGGGHSPDIIKAASYGNILPASTNPTMPYTLNTIDEHLDMLMVCHHLDKKIEEDVAFADSRIRPETIAAEDILQDLGVFSIMSSDSQAMGRVGEVITRTWQSAHKMKNQRGHLSEDNKENDNYRVKRYIAKYTINPAIAHGISNYVGSVEEGKFADLVIWNPAFFGIKPDIILKGGMIIEAKMGDPGASIPTPEPIMYRSMFGAHGSAKYDTCITFVSKDAYENGVKEKLNLQKKILPVENCRNIGKKDMVLNNATPEITVDPESYTVKADGILLTCEPAEKLPLAQLYNLF; this is encoded by the coding sequence ATGTCTTATAAAATGTCTGGTAAAAAATATGCAAGTATGTTTGGGCCTACAACTGGAGATAAAATCAGACTTGCTGATACAGATTTAATTATAGAAGTTGAGAAAGACTATACTGTTTATGGAGATGAAATAAAGTTTGGTGGAGGAAAAACCTTAAGAGATGGTATGGGCCAATGTGTTCATATTAATAGTGAAGAAGGGGCACTAGATTTAGTTATAACAAATGCACTTATAGTTGATAGTACAGGAATATTTAAAGCTGATATAGGAATAAAAAATGGGAATATAGTTGGAATAGGAAAATCAGGAAATCCAGATATTATGGATGGTGTAAATGAAAATATGATAGTTGGTGCATCTACAGAAGCAATTTCAGCAGAAGGACTTATAGTTACTGCTGGTGGAATTGATACACATATTCATTTCATATCACCACAACAAGTAAATACTGCACTATGTAGTGGTATAACCACAATGATAGGAGGAGGAACTGGTCCAGCTGATGGAAGTAATGCAACTACCTGCACTCCAGGTCCTTGGAATATAGAAAAAATGCTTAAAGCATCTGAAGAATATCCTATGAATATAGGTTTATTTGGAAAGGGAAACTGTTCAAGCGAAGAACCTTTAATAGAACAAATCAAATCAGGAATAATAGGTCTTAAAATACATGAAGACTGGGGAGCCACTCCAAAAGTAATAGATACATGTCTCACAGTTGCTGATAAATATGATATTCAAGTCGCTATACATACAGATACCCTTAATGAAGGGGGATGTATAGAGGACACAATGAATGCAATAGCCGGAAGAACTATACACACGTTCCATACAGAAGGTGCGGGTGGTGGACATTCACCGGATATAATAAAAGCAGCATCATATGGCAACATATTGCCAGCCTCAACAAATCCAACTATGCCTTATACATTAAATACAATAGATGAACATTTAGATATGCTAATGGTATGCCATCATTTAGACAAAAAAATAGAAGAAGATGTAGCATTTGCAGATTCAAGAATACGTCCAGAAACAATAGCAGCAGAGGATATACTACAAGATTTAGGAGTATTCAGTATTATGAGTTCTGATTCTCAAGCAATGGGCAGAGTTGGTGAAGTCATAACTCGTACTTGGCAATCTGCACATAAAATGAAGAATCAACGTGGACATTTATCTGAAGATAATAAGGAAAATGATAATTATAGAGTTAAAAGATATATAGCCAAATATACTATAAATCCAGCTATTGCCCATGGTATATCAAATTATGTAGGATCAGTTGAAGAAGGTAAATTTGCAGATTTAGTTATTTGGAATCCTGCTTTCTTTGGAATTAAGCCAGATATAATACTTAAAGGTGGAATGATAATTGAAGCTAAAATGGGTGATCCTGGCGCTTCTATACCAACACCAGAGCCAATTATGTATAGATCTATGTTTGGAGCTCATGGAAGTGCAAAATACGATACATGCATTACCTTTGTATCAAAGGATGCATATGAAAATGGCGTTAAAGAGAAATTAAATCTACAAAAGAAAATTTTACCGGTTGAAAATTGTAGAAATATAGGTAAAAAGGATATGGTATTAAATAATGCTACACCAGAGATTACGGTTGATCCTGAAAGTTATACTGTTAAAGCAGATGGTATACTTTTAACATGCGAACCAGCAGAAAAACTACCTTTAGCACAGTTATATAACTTATTTTAA
- a CDS encoding AmiS/UreI family transporter, which yields MLGVCLLYVGMVLINNGITRLYKIDGKSSSIMNIFTGLLSIVINIISLVKGDYYSAGTGLLFGFTYLFVAINGIYKLDQRPFGWYSLFVAINTVPFAIVDYNNGDWKMTTIWLLWGILWFTGFLENVCKKNLEKYVPYLSIFEGIFTGWIPGLLMILNIWN from the coding sequence ATGCTAGGGGTTTGTTTATTGTATGTAGGTATGGTACTTATAAATAACGGGATAACAAGACTTTATAAGATAGATGGAAAGTCTTCTTCTATAATGAATATATTTACAGGTCTTCTATCAATAGTGATAAATATTATTTCACTCGTAAAAGGAGATTACTATTCAGCAGGAACAGGACTATTATTTGGATTTACATATTTATTTGTTGCAATAAATGGAATTTATAAATTAGACCAAAGACCTTTTGGCTGGTATAGCTTATTTGTTGCAATAAATACAGTTCCATTTGCAATTGTTGATTATAATAATGGAGACTGGAAGATGACTACAATATGGCTACTATGGGGAATTCTATGGTTTACAGGATTTTTAGAAAATGTCTGTAAGAAGAATCTAGAAAAATATGTACCTTACTTATCTATATTTGAGGGTATATTTACAGGTTGGATTCCAGGATTATTAATGATTTTAAATATATGGAATTAA
- a CDS encoding urease accessory protein UreE: MLVEKVIGKISDTKFTGKKVDYIDIEWHEAFKKLHKKISRNGLEVGIKLDNDILTRGLRQGDILGINEDTIIAVNIPHTKSLVINVDNPTLIPKVCYEIGNKHATLFRGETDNQFITIFDEPMKIMLEKLGVSVEEKEVKFDFEKSISSSINNHHH; this comes from the coding sequence ATGTTAGTAGAAAAAGTGATAGGGAAAATAAGTGATACAAAGTTTACAGGTAAAAAAGTAGATTATATTGATATAGAGTGGCATGAAGCCTTTAAAAAGTTACATAAAAAAATTAGCAGAAATGGTTTAGAAGTAGGTATTAAATTAGACAATGATATATTAACTAGAGGCCTTAGACAAGGAGATATATTAGGAATAAATGAGGATACTATAATCGCAGTAAACATACCTCATACAAAATCTTTAGTAATCAATGTAGATAATCCTACCTTAATACCTAAGGTGTGTTATGAAATTGGAAATAAACATGCTACTTTATTTAGAGGAGAAACTGATAATCAATTTATAACAATATTTGATGAGCCTATGAAAATTATGCTAGAAAAGTTAGGAGTATCAGTTGAAGAAAAAGAAGTGAAATTTGATTTTGAAAAAAGTATTTCATCATCTATTAACAACCATCACCATTAA
- a CDS encoding urease accessory protein UreF has protein sequence MNKTIDKNIFLLLQINDALFPIGAYSHSYGLETYIQKNIVKDIDTVFKYLRCNLKTNILYTELLSISLAYDYAEDNKSNEIIRLEEIINASKIPSEIRLASQKLGSRFIKTVEAIEINTKSQIFNNYIKASKEIQPTHAVAYGVFCSAVGIEKMKAIEGFLYSYTSSTITTCVKSIPLSQTHGQRLLYKSYEIFEEILSILPSLTLKDLCISTPGFDIRCMQHETLYSRLYMS, from the coding sequence ATGAATAAGACTATAGATAAGAATATATTTCTTTTATTACAAATTAATGATGCTTTATTTCCAATAGGTGCTTATAGTCACTCTTATGGATTAGAAACTTATATACAAAAAAATATAGTAAAAGACATAGATACAGTTTTTAAATATCTTAGATGTAACTTAAAAACTAATATTCTATATACTGAGCTTTTATCTATATCCTTAGCTTATGATTATGCTGAGGATAATAAATCAAATGAAATAATTAGACTTGAAGAAATAATAAATGCTAGCAAAATACCTAGCGAAATAAGATTAGCATCCCAGAAGCTAGGATCTAGATTTATTAAAACCGTAGAAGCAATAGAAATAAATACTAAGAGTCAAATATTTAACAATTATATAAAAGCCAGCAAAGAAATACAACCAACTCATGCGGTGGCATATGGAGTATTTTGTTCAGCAGTAGGAATAGAAAAGATGAAGGCTATAGAAGGATTTTTATATTCATATACATCATCGACTATTACTACTTGTGTAAAATCTATTCCACTTAGCCAAACACATGGTCAAAGATTATTATACAAAAGTTATGAAATATTTGAAGAGATACTTAGTATACTACCAAGTCTTACATTAAAAGACTTATGTATATCAACACCAGGTTTTGATATTAGGTGTATGCAACATGAAACACTTTATTCAAGATTATACATGTCATAA
- the ureG gene encoding urease accessory protein UreG produces MSYVKIGVAGPVGSGKTALIECLIRLMSKEYSIGVITNDIYTKEDAEFLSKNSILPRERIIGVETGGCPHTAIREDASMNLEAVDELSEKFPDLDIIFIESGGDNLSATFSPELSDATIFVIDVAEGDKIPRKGGPGITRSDLLVINKIDLAPYVGADLSVMDRDSRKMRKEKPFMFTNIRGLEGVDKIVDWIKSNVLLEGLK; encoded by the coding sequence ATGTCATATGTAAAAATAGGAGTAGCAGGTCCAGTAGGTTCAGGGAAAACTGCATTAATAGAATGTTTGATAAGACTTATGAGTAAGGAATACAGTATAGGCGTTATAACTAACGATATATATACAAAGGAAGATGCTGAGTTTTTATCAAAAAATAGTATACTTCCAAGAGAGAGAATAATAGGGGTTGAGACTGGAGGATGTCCCCATACAGCAATTCGTGAAGATGCATCTATGAACTTGGAAGCTGTAGATGAATTATCTGAAAAATTTCCAGATTTAGATATTATATTTATTGAAAGTGGTGGAGATAATTTATCAGCTACATTTAGTCCAGAGTTATCAGATGCAACTATTTTTGTAATAGATGTTGCAGAAGGAGATAAAATACCTAGAAAAGGTGGACCCGGCATTACTCGCTCCGACTTATTAGTAATAAATAAAATTGACCTAGCTCCATACGTTGGAGCTGATTTATCAGTTATGGATAGGGATTCGAGAAAAATGAGAAAAGAGAAACCTTTTATGTTTACAAATATAAGAGGTTTAGAAGGTGTTGATAAAATAGTAGACTGGATAAAAAGTAATGTTTTACTTGAGGGACTAAAGTAG
- a CDS encoding urease accessory protein UreD gives MNCISNKYIKTSKVNITTLNKYGKTILDDIYFTAPFKVSQPFYKEDNSIKVIIMSSSAGIMAGDIQEYNITVEDNTNIEVTSQSYEKIHKMEEGDAHRKCNIIVGSNSLLKYKPLPTIPFKDSAFNSNMSITLKDKSSRLILIDIISCGRVAFGESFEYKYYKSYTEVKCCDKLVYIDNTFYDSSIIDLSNFGMFEGYSHLANMLICNFGDPIEKLDLVRVIIENNEDINGGATLTQSKDISIKVFGYSAQKLISVSEEISEIFENIY, from the coding sequence ATGAACTGTATAAGCAATAAGTATATAAAAACTTCAAAAGTAAACATAACGACATTAAATAAGTATGGGAAAACTATACTTGATGATATTTACTTTACTGCACCATTTAAAGTATCACAACCCTTTTACAAAGAGGATAATTCTATAAAAGTTATTATTATGTCTTCATCAGCTGGTATTATGGCAGGGGACATACAGGAATATAATATAACTGTAGAGGATAACACAAATATAGAAGTTACATCTCAGTCTTATGAAAAAATTCATAAAATGGAAGAAGGAGATGCACATAGAAAATGTAATATTATTGTTGGAAGTAATAGTTTGTTAAAGTATAAACCTCTTCCAACGATTCCTTTTAAGGACTCTGCTTTTAATAGTAATATGAGCATAACCTTAAAAGATAAGTCATCAAGACTTATACTTATAGATATTATAAGTTGTGGAAGAGTTGCTTTTGGTGAAAGCTTTGAATATAAATATTATAAATCCTACACTGAGGTAAAATGCTGTGATAAATTAGTTTATATTGATAATACTTTTTATGATTCTTCTATTATAGATTTAAGTAATTTCGGTATGTTTGAAGGATATAGCCATTTAGCAAATATGTTAATATGTAACTTTGGTGATCCTATTGAAAAATTAGATTTAGTAAGAGTCATTATAGAAAATAATGAAGATATAAATGGAGGTGCTACCTTAACTCAAAGTAAGGATATAAGTATAAAAGTTTTTGGATATAGTGCACAGAAGCTTATAAGTGTAAGTGAAGAGATAAGTGAAATTTTTGAAAATATATACTAA
- a CDS encoding MerR family transcriptional regulator, translating into MSINEKRYFSTGEFAKLFKINKKTLFHYDEIGLFKPEKVEDNGYRYYSEYQLDLFSVIYTLKEIGMPLKDIKNLMDNRNPERILNLFRNKYEEIEKEINSLRRKQEILFNKINLIKEGESFNTDIIVEEQDEEYLLLSKPVNISYDSYDLNCYLDHLDYCYKNDLYIGYPLGIIISRYKLHKKDYTGYDYYYTKVNRDDSNENIIVKPKGLYAVGYIKGYFDKTPILYKKLVKFIEANDLCIIGDSYSDVIFDEVVSKNNDDFIIKISIQVNY; encoded by the coding sequence ATGAGTATAAATGAAAAAAGATATTTTTCTACAGGAGAATTTGCTAAGCTATTTAAAATAAATAAAAAAACTTTATTTCACTATGACGAAATAGGACTTTTTAAACCTGAGAAAGTAGAAGATAATGGCTATAGATACTATTCTGAGTATCAGTTAGATTTATTTAGTGTTATATATACTTTAAAAGAAATAGGTATGCCTCTTAAAGATATTAAAAATTTAATGGATAATAGAAATCCAGAAAGAATCTTAAATCTTTTTAGAAATAAATATGAAGAAATCGAAAAAGAAATAAATAGTTTAAGAAGAAAACAAGAAATACTTTTTAATAAAATTAACCTTATTAAAGAAGGTGAAAGTTTTAATACTGATATAATAGTTGAAGAACAAGATGAAGAGTATCTACTACTTAGTAAGCCAGTAAACATTAGTTATGATTCCTATGATTTAAATTGTTATCTGGATCATCTAGATTATTGTTATAAAAATGATTTATACATAGGCTACCCACTAGGCATTATTATAAGCCGTTATAAATTACATAAAAAGGATTATACTGGCTATGATTATTACTATACTAAGGTTAATAGAGATGATTCTAATGAAAATATAATTGTAAAGCCTAAGGGACTATACGCAGTTGGATATATTAAAGGGTATTTTGATAAAACACCAATTTTATATAAAAAATTGGTGAAATTTATTGAAGCTAATGATTTATGTATAATTGGTGATTCTTATTCAGATGTAATATTTGATGAGGTAGTAAGTAAAAATAACGATGATTTTATTATAAAAATATCTATACAAGTAAATTATTAA
- a CDS encoding MATE family efflux transporter has product MSNSLENKISLTSLIKYTFPTVVMMVFFSLSTIIDGIFVSRYVGANALSATNIVYPVINILIGISVMFATGGNAIVAKFMGEGKNQEAKETFTLITLSALTTGLIVAVLSIIFIKDIIYALGATDSLYKNCYDYLVVFLIFAPVMISKLFFDYFLVTAGVPKLGLISSVSGGIINIILDYLFIVEFKMGALGAALATCISYALPAMVGVIYFLRKSNVLCFIKPKFNMKLILDSCMNGSSEMVTQMSGAVTTFLYNAAMLKFLGEDGVASITIIIYVQFLLNSAYIGFTSGVSPRISYNYGSKDDEQLRKIVKYSFTIVSVFAVFIFISSRSFSNIIISMFSSKGTELYDITFNGFMIFSFNFLVVGINIFTSGMFTAFSNGKISAMLSILRTFILFTIGIITLPSFLGVNGVWMVVPFAEFTTFIISMVFINRYKKIYMYGKKDESLNLA; this is encoded by the coding sequence ATGAGTAATTCATTAGAAAATAAGATAAGCTTGACATCTTTAATTAAATATACATTTCCAACAGTTGTTATGATGGTATTTTTCTCGTTGAGTACAATCATAGATGGAATTTTTGTATCTAGATATGTTGGGGCAAATGCATTATCTGCAACTAATATTGTTTACCCTGTAATAAATATTTTAATAGGTATAAGTGTAATGTTTGCAACTGGGGGAAATGCCATTGTAGCAAAATTTATGGGGGAAGGAAAAAATCAAGAAGCTAAAGAAACTTTTACCCTTATTACATTAAGTGCATTAACAACTGGATTGATAGTAGCGGTATTATCTATTATATTTATAAAGGATATAATTTACGCTTTAGGAGCAACTGATAGTTTATATAAAAATTGTTATGATTATTTAGTTGTATTTTTAATTTTTGCACCTGTTATGATATCAAAACTGTTTTTTGATTATTTCTTAGTTACAGCAGGAGTGCCAAAATTAGGTCTTATAAGTTCAGTATCAGGAGGTATAATAAATATTATTTTAGACTATTTATTTATAGTTGAATTTAAAATGGGAGCATTAGGAGCAGCACTTGCTACTTGTATAAGCTATGCACTTCCTGCAATGGTTGGAGTTATTTATTTTTTAAGAAAAAGTAATGTCTTATGCTTTATAAAGCCTAAATTTAATATGAAATTGATTTTAGATAGCTGTATGAATGGATCTAGTGAAATGGTAACTCAAATGTCAGGTGCAGTTACAACATTTTTATATAATGCAGCAATGCTTAAGTTTTTAGGTGAAGATGGTGTAGCTTCTATAACAATAATAATTTATGTTCAGTTTTTATTAAACTCAGCTTATATAGGATTTACTTCAGGTGTATCACCTCGTATAAGCTATAATTATGGTAGTAAGGATGATGAACAGTTAAGAAAAATAGTAAAATATAGCTTTACGATTGTATCTGTATTTGCAGTTTTTATCTTTATATCATCCAGGTCTTTTTCAAATATTATAATAAGTATGTTTTCATCAAAAGGAACTGAATTATATGATATAACTTTCAATGGATTTATGATATTTTCATTTAATTTCTTAGTTGTTGGCATAAATATTTTTACTTCTGGAATGTTTACGGCATTTTCAAATGGTAAGATATCTGCAATGCTTTCTATTCTTAGAACGTTTATACTATTTACTATAGGTATTATAACTTTACCAAGCTTTTTAGGTGTAAATGGTGTATGGATGGTTGTTCCATTTGCTGAGTTCACAACGTTTATAATTTCTATGGTATTTATAAATAGATATAAAAAAATCTATATGTATGGCAAAAAAGATGAAAGTTTAAATTTAGCATAA
- a CDS encoding C39 family peptidase, producing MNHNINVYKKKFSIGVVIILSTIVLFLIYITFSKISLNKSSNKYFLITRNEIINNLEKQAYSNSKINSILKNIDKYPSELLELLSKNIETVDFVYDYPDHLQKNKKSISIKDYYKSGEIPLFLQWDEKWGYDKYGDDYIAVAGCAPTSLSMVAVGLTGNTDINPLVVSNYAYDNGFYVEGVGSSWSLISTGARHFGLDSQELSLSKSSILSTLEAGNPIIVTVGPDTFTSTGHFLVLTGLTSDGKIKINDPNSKYNSSKSWDVDVFLKETRNLWKISKL from the coding sequence ATGAATCATAATATTAACGTGTATAAAAAGAAATTTAGTATAGGAGTTGTTATAATATTATCTACTATAGTATTATTTTTAATCTATATTACTTTTTCAAAAATAAGTTTAAATAAATCTAGTAATAAATATTTTTTAATTACAAGAAATGAAATTATTAACAATTTAGAAAAACAAGCTTATTCAAATTCTAAAATCAATTCTATATTAAAAAATATAGATAAATATCCTAGTGAGCTTTTAGAATTACTAAGTAAGAATATAGAAACGGTGGATTTTGTATATGATTATCCTGATCATTTACAAAAAAATAAAAAAAGTATTTCTATAAAAGATTATTATAAATCTGGTGAAATTCCATTATTTTTACAATGGGATGAAAAATGGGGATATGATAAATATGGAGATGACTATATAGCTGTTGCTGGTTGTGCTCCAACCTCTTTATCAATGGTTGCTGTTGGACTTACTGGAAATACTGATATTAATCCATTAGTTGTTAGTAATTATGCCTATGATAATGGGTTTTATGTCGAAGGGGTAGGTTCTAGCTGGAGCCTAATATCTACAGGTGCTAGACACTTTGGTTTAGATAGTCAAGAATTATCTTTAAGTAAGTCTTCTATTTTATCAACATTAGAAGCTGGTAATCCAATTATTGTAACAGTTGGTCCTGATACTTTTACTTCAACAGGTCATTTTCTTGTATTGACTGGTTTAACTAGTGATGGGAAAATAAAAATCAATGATCCAAACAGTAAATATAACTCTTCAAAATCTTGGGATGTTGATGTATTTCTTAAAGAAACAAGGAATCTATGGAAAATTAGTAAATTGTAA